A single Streptomyces mirabilis DNA region contains:
- a CDS encoding IclR family transcriptional regulator, with protein MALMNEPTAPYHSAQDALRVLETVARHSGGVTDVELARQTGLGTERLTVLLRMLRREGYVEQVIDGAYVAGAALGRLGSAHSRDQALREKLQQTIDRLRDSVGAAIYISRYIDGEVHVTQCAEGPATPAVNEWVDFRSSAHASAVGKSLLGQLDLNARRDHLSRHKMARLTSRTITNERLLLSRLDAQPATVPVLDLQEYAIGTVCAAVPITAGSSVGCLALSLPVEHAHRLRRAADTLNRGATPVLLSLAI; from the coding sequence GTGGCGCTGATGAACGAGCCGACCGCGCCGTACCACTCGGCCCAGGACGCCCTGCGCGTCCTGGAGACGGTGGCCCGGCACTCCGGCGGCGTCACCGACGTCGAGCTGGCCCGCCAGACGGGCCTCGGCACGGAGCGCCTGACCGTACTGCTGCGGATGCTGCGCCGGGAGGGGTACGTCGAGCAGGTCATCGACGGCGCGTATGTCGCCGGTGCCGCCCTCGGCCGGCTGGGCTCCGCCCACAGTCGCGACCAGGCGCTGCGCGAGAAACTCCAGCAGACCATCGACCGCCTGCGCGACTCGGTCGGCGCCGCGATCTACATCAGCCGCTACATCGACGGCGAGGTGCACGTCACCCAGTGCGCCGAGGGTCCCGCGACCCCCGCGGTCAACGAATGGGTGGACTTCCGTTCCTCGGCCCACGCCAGCGCGGTCGGCAAGAGCCTCCTCGGCCAGCTCGACCTGAACGCGCGGCGCGACCATCTCTCCCGCCACAAGATGGCCCGCCTCACCTCGCGGACCATCACCAACGAGCGGCTGCTGCTGTCCCGGCTCGACGCCCAGCCGGCCACGGTGCCGGTGCTCGACCTCCAGGAGTACGCGATCGGCACGGTCTGCGCGGCCGTCCCCATCACCGCGGGCTCCTCGGTCGGCTGCCTCGCCCTCTCCCTCCCGGTCGAGCACGCCCACCGCCTGCGCCGCGCCGCCGACACCCTCAACCGCGGCGCCACCCCCGTCCTGCTCTCCCTGGCCATCTAG
- the ehuA gene encoding ectoine/hydroxyectoine ABC transporter ATP-binding protein EhuA yields the protein MSADTPLDTSTNPAEKADNTANPPVDGGELIRFDQVTKRFGDNTVLDGLDFRVDSGKHVTLIGPSGSGKTTILRLLMTLAKPDEGTITVAGEPLHPAPEKQIREVRKKIGMVFQQFNLFPNMKVLRNITEAPVTVLGLSRDEAEARARELLEMVGLADKCDAYPSQLSGGQQQRVAIARALAMRPQVLLLDEVTSALDPELVTGVLDVLRDIARTTDITMLCVTHEMNFARDISDQVLMFDSGHVIESGPPDRIFTDPEHERTREFLSAVL from the coding sequence TTGTCCGCTGACACCCCCCTCGACACCTCTACGAACCCTGCGGAGAAAGCCGACAACACGGCCAATCCGCCGGTGGACGGCGGCGAGCTGATCCGTTTCGACCAGGTCACCAAGCGCTTCGGGGACAACACCGTCCTCGACGGCCTCGACTTCCGCGTCGACTCCGGCAAGCACGTCACCCTGATCGGCCCGTCCGGCTCCGGCAAGACGACGATCCTGCGGCTGCTGATGACCCTGGCCAAGCCCGACGAGGGCACGATCACGGTCGCCGGTGAGCCGCTCCACCCGGCCCCCGAGAAGCAGATCCGGGAGGTCCGTAAGAAGATCGGGATGGTCTTCCAGCAGTTCAACCTCTTCCCGAACATGAAGGTGCTCCGCAACATCACCGAGGCACCGGTCACCGTCCTCGGGCTGTCCAGGGACGAGGCCGAGGCGCGGGCCCGGGAGCTGCTGGAGATGGTGGGTCTCGCGGACAAGTGCGACGCCTACCCGAGTCAGCTGTCCGGCGGACAGCAGCAGCGGGTTGCGATCGCACGGGCGCTGGCGATGCGGCCCCAGGTACTGCTCCTGGACGAGGTCACGTCCGCGCTCGACCCCGAACTGGTCACGGGCGTCCTCGACGTCCTCCGTGACATCGCCCGCACCACCGACATCACCATGCTCTGTGTGACCCACGAGATGAATTTCGCCCGCGACATCTCGGACCAGGTGCTGATGTTCGATTCCGGCCATGTCATCGAGTCCGGTCCGCCCGACCGGATCTTCACCGATCCGGAGCACGAAAGGACCCGGGAATTCCTCAGCGCGGTCCTGTGA
- the ehuD gene encoding ectoine/hydroxyectoine ABC transporter permease subunit EhuD, protein MNWDWGAVRDFMPHFWDGLLVTLQALALGSVISFALGLVWALLMRTPTRWVRWPVGVVTEFIRNTPLLVQLFFLFYVLPEWNITFSALTTGVVAIGLHYSTYTMQVYRAGIEGVPAGQWEAATALNLPLRRTWTAVILPQAIRRVVPALGNYVISMLKDTPMLMAITVLEMLGEARLYSQEHFQFTEPLTVIGVAFILISYPASLLLRALERRLVR, encoded by the coding sequence ATGAACTGGGACTGGGGCGCGGTGCGCGACTTCATGCCGCACTTCTGGGACGGACTGCTGGTCACCCTGCAGGCGCTGGCCCTCGGCTCGGTGATCTCCTTCGCCCTGGGTCTGGTGTGGGCACTGCTGATGCGCACGCCGACCCGCTGGGTGCGCTGGCCGGTCGGGGTCGTCACGGAGTTCATCCGCAACACCCCGCTGCTGGTGCAGCTGTTCTTCCTCTTCTACGTGCTGCCCGAGTGGAACATCACGTTCTCCGCGCTGACCACCGGTGTCGTCGCGATCGGGCTGCACTACTCGACGTACACGATGCAGGTCTACCGGGCCGGTATCGAGGGCGTGCCGGCCGGCCAGTGGGAAGCGGCCACCGCGCTCAACCTGCCGCTGCGGCGGACCTGGACCGCCGTGATCCTGCCGCAGGCGATCCGCCGGGTGGTGCCCGCACTCGGCAACTACGTCATCTCGATGCTCAAGGACACCCCGATGCTGATGGCGATCACCGTGCTGGAGATGCTCGGTGAGGCGCGGCTGTACTCGCAGGAGCACTTCCAGTTCACCGAGCCGCTCACGGTCATCGGCGTGGCCTTCATCCTCATTTCCTATCCCGCTTCCCTCCTTCTGCGAGCCCTGGAGCGACGTCTTGTCCGCTGA
- the ehuC gene encoding ectoine/hydroxyectoine ABC transporter permease subunit EhuC gives MTSGLWELVLKGVWVTVQLLFLSSLVAGAVSFAVGVARTSRRWIVRFLAGVYTEVFRGTSALIMIFWVYFVLPLAFGWQLVPMWAGTLALGLTYGAYGSEIVRGALNAVDPAQREGGIALSFTPWQRMRLILLPQAVPEMIPSFCNLLVELLKGTALVSIMGMGDLTFSGNLVRLALQESAEIYAYVLLIYFAIAFVITRLMRALERRLKAGIGQAPQPATSTSRRAEATGVGATGGVA, from the coding sequence ATGACCTCGGGACTCTGGGAACTCGTACTCAAAGGTGTCTGGGTCACCGTCCAGTTGCTGTTCCTCAGCTCGCTGGTGGCCGGTGCCGTCTCGTTCGCCGTCGGTGTCGCGCGCACCTCGCGGCGGTGGATCGTCCGCTTCCTCGCGGGCGTCTACACCGAGGTGTTCCGCGGCACCTCCGCCCTGATCATGATCTTCTGGGTGTACTTCGTGCTGCCGCTCGCCTTCGGCTGGCAGCTCGTCCCGATGTGGGCGGGCACGCTGGCGCTGGGGCTGACCTACGGGGCGTACGGCAGTGAGATCGTGCGCGGCGCCCTGAACGCCGTCGACCCCGCCCAGCGCGAGGGCGGCATCGCGCTCAGCTTCACGCCCTGGCAGCGGATGCGGCTGATCCTGCTGCCGCAGGCGGTACCCGAGATGATCCCCTCCTTCTGCAACCTGCTGGTCGAACTGCTCAAGGGCACGGCCCTGGTGTCGATCATGGGCATGGGCGATCTGACGTTCAGCGGCAACCTCGTGCGGCTCGCGCTCCAGGAGAGCGCGGAGATCTACGCGTACGTCCTGCTGATCTACTTCGCGATCGCCTTCGTGATCACCCGGCTGATGCGGGCGCTGGAGCGGCGGCTGAAGGCCGGGATCGGCCAGGCGCCCCAGCCCGCCACAAGCACCTCGCGGCGCGCGGAAGCCACGGGCGTCGGTGCGACGGGAGGTGTCGCATGA
- the ehuB gene encoding ectoine/hydroxyectoine ABC transporter substrate-binding protein EhuB codes for MAPPLRNDGNDGTEAEKRSPSRRSLLASRRSLLAGVSALGAVGALGAAGCTRVATASDNGGDLLGRLKAQGVVRLGIAGEIPFGYIDRNGELTGEAPELAKVIFKRLGVDRVQPVPTEFGSLIPGLNSQQFDVVSAGMYINPERCQQVVFADPDYQMLDAFIVRKGNPKGLHDYKDVVAKKARFATGTGYAEIQYAVEAGYKESDILIVPDQVAGLNAVEAGRVDVFAGTALTTREVVKKSRKAESTKPFTPLVKGKPHVDGGGFAFRSTETRLRDAFNVELKKLKASGELFRILRPFGFTRAEMTDMTAKELCRG; via the coding sequence ATGGCTCCACCACTCAGGAATGACGGGAATGACGGGACCGAAGCGGAGAAACGAAGTCCGAGTCGGCGGTCGCTGCTCGCGAGTCGGCGGTCGCTGCTCGCGGGTGTCTCCGCGCTCGGCGCCGTCGGCGCGCTGGGCGCCGCCGGCTGCACCCGGGTCGCCACCGCGTCCGACAACGGCGGTGATCTCCTCGGCCGGCTCAAGGCGCAGGGCGTCGTGCGGCTGGGCATAGCCGGTGAGATCCCGTTCGGCTACATCGACAGGAACGGTGAACTGACCGGCGAGGCGCCCGAACTCGCCAAGGTGATCTTCAAGCGGCTGGGCGTCGACCGGGTGCAGCCCGTGCCGACCGAGTTCGGCTCGCTCATTCCCGGGCTCAACTCACAGCAGTTCGACGTCGTGTCCGCGGGGATGTACATCAACCCGGAACGCTGTCAGCAGGTCGTCTTCGCCGACCCGGACTACCAGATGCTGGACGCCTTCATCGTGCGCAAGGGCAATCCGAAGGGCCTGCACGACTACAAGGACGTCGTGGCGAAGAAGGCCAGATTCGCGACCGGCACCGGGTACGCAGAGATCCAGTACGCCGTCGAGGCCGGGTACAAGGAGAGCGACATCCTGATCGTGCCGGATCAGGTCGCCGGGCTGAACGCGGTCGAGGCAGGCCGTGTCGACGTCTTCGCCGGGACCGCGCTGACCACGCGCGAGGTGGTCAAAAAGTCCCGCAAGGCCGAGAGCACGAAGCCGTTCACGCCCCTGGTGAAAGGCAAGCCGCACGTCGACGGCGGCGGCTTCGCGTTCCGTTCCACCGAGACGCGGCTGCGCGACGCCTTCAATGTGGAACTGAAGAAGCTGAAGGCCAGCGGGGAGTTGTTCCGCATCCTGCGGCCCTTCGGGTTCACCCGGGCCGAGATGACCGACATGACCGCGAAGGAGCTCTGCCGCGGATGA
- a CDS encoding DUF3830 family protein codes for MADRFIEVSLVKRGIHCTAKLLDDRAPITCAAVWDALPLGGDVYHAKYARNEIYALFPPFAKSEPPLENPTVTPIPGDLCYFAFAGTELGTKAYGYDTDVRPGTTVVDLALFYERNNLLLNGDVGWVPGIVWGRVTEGLEAMAEACNDLWRSGAQGETLSFRRA; via the coding sequence ATGGCTGATCGATTCATCGAGGTCTCGCTGGTCAAGCGAGGAATCCACTGCACGGCGAAACTGCTGGACGACCGGGCGCCGATCACCTGCGCGGCGGTGTGGGACGCGCTTCCCCTGGGCGGCGACGTCTACCACGCGAAGTACGCACGCAATGAGATCTACGCCCTTTTCCCGCCTTTCGCGAAATCGGAGCCACCACTGGAAAATCCGACAGTTACCCCCATTCCCGGAGACCTCTGTTATTTCGCCTTCGCGGGCACGGAACTGGGCACCAAGGCCTACGGCTACGACACCGACGTACGCCCCGGCACCACGGTCGTCGACCTCGCCCTCTTCTATGAACGCAACAACCTGCTGCTCAACGGGGACGTGGGCTGGGTCCCGGGCATTGTCTGGGGCCGGGTGACCGAGGGCCTGGAGGCGATGGCCGAGGCCTGCAACGACCTCTGGCGCTCGGGCGCCCAGGGCGAGACGCTCAGCTTCCGTAGGGCGTAG
- a CDS encoding amidase, whose amino-acid sequence MPELVELTAVQLLDGYRKGEFSPVDATRAALRRAVEIQRAVNAFVRLDADAALARAARSADRWRRGEPAGLLDGVPVSVKDILLLRGGPTLRGSKTVDPQGSWDEDAPSVARLREHGAVFLGKTTTPEFGWKGVTDSPLSGVTRNPYDVTRTAGGSSGGSAAAVALGAGPLALGTDGGGSVRIPAAFCGIFGLKPTYGRVPLYPASAFGTLSHVGPMTRDAADAALMMDVISGPDARDWSALGPVGGSFVEALEGGVRGLRVAYSPSLGGQVAVQPAVAAAVRRAVERLAGLGAYVTEADPDLTDPVEAFHVLWFGGAARVAQRLGPRQRESLDPGLREICARGARSSALDYLAAVDVRMELGRRMGRFHESYDVLVTPTLPLTAFASGVEVPPGSGHRRWTGWTPFTYPFNMTQQPAASVPVGTDGDGLPVGLQIVAARHRDDLVLRTAHALYETGTAGVAPPTGFQGRP is encoded by the coding sequence ATGCCGGAACTCGTCGAGCTGACCGCGGTACAACTCCTCGACGGCTACCGCAAGGGCGAGTTCAGCCCCGTGGACGCCACGCGGGCGGCGTTGCGCAGGGCCGTGGAGATCCAGCGGGCCGTGAACGCGTTCGTACGTCTCGACGCGGACGCGGCCCTCGCGCGGGCGGCGCGGTCCGCGGACCGCTGGCGGCGGGGTGAGCCGGCCGGGCTGCTGGACGGGGTACCGGTCTCCGTCAAGGACATCCTGCTGCTGCGTGGCGGACCGACCCTGCGTGGCTCCAAGACCGTTGACCCACAGGGGAGTTGGGACGAGGACGCGCCGTCCGTCGCCCGGCTGCGCGAGCACGGGGCGGTGTTCCTCGGGAAGACGACGACACCCGAGTTCGGCTGGAAGGGCGTCACGGATTCGCCGCTGTCGGGGGTCACCCGCAATCCGTACGACGTCACGCGCACGGCGGGCGGCTCCAGCGGCGGCAGCGCGGCGGCCGTCGCGCTCGGGGCGGGACCGCTGGCGCTGGGCACGGACGGCGGCGGCAGTGTGCGCATCCCGGCCGCGTTCTGCGGGATCTTCGGCCTGAAGCCGACGTACGGGAGGGTGCCGCTGTACCCCGCGAGCGCGTTCGGGACGCTCTCGCACGTGGGGCCGATGACACGGGACGCGGCCGACGCGGCGCTGATGATGGACGTGATCAGCGGGCCGGACGCCCGTGACTGGTCGGCGCTCGGGCCGGTGGGCGGGTCGTTCGTCGAGGCCCTTGAGGGTGGGGTGCGCGGGCTGCGGGTCGCGTACTCGCCGTCCCTCGGCGGGCAGGTCGCGGTCCAGCCGGCCGTCGCGGCGGCGGTGCGGCGGGCGGTGGAGCGGCTCGCGGGGCTCGGCGCGTACGTCACCGAGGCCGACCCCGATCTCACCGACCCGGTGGAGGCCTTCCACGTCCTGTGGTTCGGCGGTGCGGCCCGGGTGGCCCAGCGGCTCGGGCCACGGCAGCGGGAGTCGCTGGACCCGGGGCTGCGGGAGATCTGCGCGCGGGGCGCCCGGTCCAGCGCGCTGGACTACCTGGCCGCGGTGGACGTCCGGATGGAGCTCGGGCGGCGGATGGGGCGCTTCCACGAGTCGTACGACGTGCTGGTGACGCCGACCCTGCCGCTGACGGCGTTCGCGTCGGGGGTGGAGGTGCCGCCGGGCTCAGGCCACCGCCGCTGGACGGGGTGGACCCCGTTCACGTACCCCTTCAACATGACCCAGCAGCCCGCCGCGAGCGTCCCGGTCGGCACGGACGGCGACGGCCTCCCGGTAGGCTTGCAGATCGTCGCCGCCCGCCACCGCGACGACCTCGTCCTGCGCACGGCACACGCCCTGTACGAGACGGGCACCGCGGGGGTGGCTCCACCGACGGGGTTCCAGGGACGCCCCTGA
- a CDS encoding D-2-hydroxyacid dehydrogenase: MDAEPLPRLGRLTGRVRIEHADESTLAERLPRADVLLVWDFTSHAVRRAWPGEGPRPRWVHTASAGVDHLMCPELAASDTVVTNARGIFDRPIAEYVAALVLAMAKDLPRTWDLQRQREWRHRESQRVAGTRACVVGSGPIGRTIVKTLKALEVTTALVGRTARTGIHGPEELDRLMARADWVVSAAPLTEATYGMFDARRFGMMQPSARFINVGRGQLVVEDALAEALSKRWIAGAALDVFQDEPLGPDSPLWDVPGLIVSPHMSGDTVGWRDELGAQFVEMYERWEAGRPLPNVVDKKRGYVPGH; encoded by the coding sequence CTGGACGCCGAGCCGCTCCCGCGCCTCGGCAGACTCACCGGCCGGGTGCGGATCGAGCACGCCGACGAGTCGACGCTGGCCGAGCGGCTGCCGCGCGCGGACGTACTGCTGGTCTGGGACTTCACCTCGCACGCGGTGCGCCGCGCCTGGCCCGGCGAGGGTCCCCGGCCGCGCTGGGTGCACACGGCGAGCGCGGGCGTCGACCACCTCATGTGTCCCGAACTCGCCGCGTCCGACACGGTGGTGACCAACGCGCGCGGGATCTTCGACCGGCCGATCGCCGAGTACGTCGCCGCACTGGTCCTCGCGATGGCCAAGGACCTGCCGAGGACGTGGGACCTGCAGCGGCAGCGGGAGTGGCGGCACCGGGAGTCGCAGCGGGTGGCGGGCACGCGCGCGTGTGTGGTCGGTTCCGGACCGATCGGGCGGACGATCGTCAAGACGCTCAAGGCGCTCGAGGTGACGACGGCCCTGGTGGGGCGTACCGCGCGCACCGGGATCCACGGGCCCGAGGAGCTCGACCGGCTGATGGCGCGCGCCGACTGGGTGGTGTCGGCGGCGCCGCTCACGGAGGCCACGTACGGCATGTTCGACGCGCGGCGCTTCGGAATGATGCAGCCCTCGGCGCGCTTCATCAACGTCGGCCGGGGGCAGTTGGTCGTCGAGGACGCGCTCGCCGAGGCGCTGTCGAAGCGGTGGATCGCGGGCGCGGCCCTCGATGTCTTCCAGGACGAGCCACTCGGCCCGGACAGCCCGCTGTGGGATGTCCCCGGGCTGATCGTGTCGCCGCACATGAGCGGGGACACGGTCGGCTGGCGGGACGAACTCGGGGCACAGTTCGTGGAGATGTACGAGCGCTGGGAGGCGGGCAGACCGCTGCCGAACGTGGTCGACAAGAAGCGCGGATACGTACCGGGACACTGA